A single window of Drosophila suzukii chromosome 3, CBGP_Dsuzu_IsoJpt1.0, whole genome shotgun sequence DNA harbors:
- the spn-B gene encoding DNA repair protein XRCC3, with the protein MTNFLDQLPKHIREIAEQVNVLAPEEVLTTPKVRFLDTRQQSLHALVRKCTPDDVRVLKDAAAKWLAEMPQAADSLFKPLVNVRWSRVSFGCSALDRCTGGGVVTRGITELCGAAGVGKTQLLLQLSLCVQLPTELGGMGRGVAYICTEDAFPARRLLQMSKACEKRHPQEKLNFLGNIFVEHHYETESLLSCIRNRLPRLMQQHGIGLIIIDSVAASFRLYTDFMERARQMRRLADALLCYADKYNCAVVCVNQVASSGNQDEVPCLGLQWAHLGRTRLRVSRVPKQHRMADQLITVRKLEILYSPETPNDFAEFLITEEGVVDVPEPPMTRPPAKMRRL; encoded by the exons ATGACAAACTTTCTGGATCAGTTGCCCAAGCACATTAGGGAAATCGCGGAGCAGG TTAATGTCCTCGCGCCGGAGGAGGTGCTCACAACCCCAAAGGTGCGGTTCCTGGACACTCGTCAACAATCCCTACATGCACTTGTGCGAAAATGCACTCCGGATGATGTAAGGGTGCTCAAGGATGCGGCTGCCAAGTGGCTGGCGGAGATGCCTCAAGCAG CTGATTCTCTCTTCAAGCCACTTGTAAATGTGAGATGGTCTCGGGTGTCCTTTGGATGTTCTGCCCTGGATCGTTGTACGGGTGGAGGAGTAGTTACTCGGGGTATTACCGAACTTTGTGGAGCCGCCGGCGTAGGCAAGACCCAGTTGCTCCTGCAGCTATCCTTGTGCGTCCAGCTGCCCACTGAGCTGGGAGGAATGGGCAGGGGTGTGGCCTACATTTGCACGGAGGACGCCTTTCCGGCGAGAAGGTTGCTGCAGATGAGCAAGGCCTGCGAGAAACGACATCCCCAGGAGAAACTCAATTTCCTGGGCAACATCTTTGTGGAACATCATTACGAGACC GAATCCCTACTGAGTTGCATAAGAAATCGCCTGCCGCGACTGATGCAACAACATGGCATTGGCCTGATCATAATCGATTCAGTGGCCGCCTCATTTCGGCTGTACACCGATTTTATGGAGCGGGCCCGGCAGATGCGACGGCTGGCCGATGCGCTCCTCTGCTATGCGGATAAGTACAACTGCGCCGTGGTCTGTGTGAATCAGGTGGCCTCCAGTGGTAATCAGGACGAGGTTCCCTGCCTGGGATTACAGTGGGCACACCTGGGACGGACCCGCCTGCGAGTTTCCCGAGTGCCCAAGCAGCATCGGATGGCAGATCAATTGATCACGGTCCGCAAACTGGAGATACTTTACTCGCCAGAGACCCCAAATGATTTTGCCGAGTTCCTCATCACCGAGGAGGGCGTGGTGGATGTTCCAGAGCCACCTATGACCCGCCCACCTGCTAAAATGCGTCGACTGTGA
- the ATPsynE gene encoding ATP synthase subunit e, mitochondrial yields MSQAPVRVSPLIKFGRWSLLLVGIAYGAAHQSRLSKKEEKVREIEAQQKAVRDAKLAEEKKRSAEAEARALAELSKPTPKH; encoded by the coding sequence ATGTCGCAGGCTCCCGTTCGCGTTTCCCCGCTGATCAAGTTCGGAAGATGGTCCCTGCTCCTGGTGGGCATCGCCTATGGTGCCGCCCACCAGAGCCGCCTGTCCAAGAAGGAGGAGAAGGTCCGTGAGATCGAGGCGCAGCAGAAGGCCGTCCGGGATGCCAAGCTCGCCGAGGAGAAGAAGCGCAGCGCGGAGGCCGAGGCCCGTGCCCTGGCCGAGCTCTCGAAGCCCACTCCCAAGCACTAG